The genomic stretch ATTGAGATATTTAACAGGGTAAAGCCGACAGTCCCACCTGAATGGTATATCCCATACGAGGATACCCCGAGGGGTGTGCCTGCAATGGCGAACTTCGGTGAAGGCTACCGGTATCATGTTACGGGATTGACCCATGATGTAAGGGGTTTCCCAACATCGAGACCCGATGAAATAGACCCATTTATAAGGCGTTTATTCAGAAAGATCAGCCAGCACTTTGCTGAGATGCAGATTGGTGAGTTTTTTGAGACAGATGATGCCGAAATCACCATTATTGCCTATGGGTGTGTAGCACGATCTGCAAAAAAGGCTGCCAGAGATGCAAGGGCCAGAGGACTCAAGGTCGGCGCTTTAAAGATGAATACCATATGGCCTTTTATGAGAACTGCCGTTGAAAAGGTGCTCCAGACCTCAAAGACAATCATTGTGCCGGAGATGAACATGGGACAGATGTCAAGAGAGGTAAAACGGGTAAATAAGACCGATGCAAAGGTTTTTACGATCAGCAAAGTAGACGGCACAATCATTACCCCTGAAGAGATTTTAAGTAAGATCAAGGAGGTACACTAATGACTGAAGTGACCAAATTGATCCATAAATATCTACGGCATGATAAGAAATTTCCCCATGTCTGGTGTCCGGGGTGCGGTATCGGAATTATGCTCGGTTCTCTCATCAGGGCTATTGACGAATGTGGTTACAATAAAGATGAGATTGTACTTGTTTCGGGTATCGGGTGTACGG from Pseudomonadota bacterium encodes the following:
- a CDS encoding 2-oxoacid:acceptor oxidoreductase subunit alpha codes for the protein MKKKPKKELLLQGNEAIVEGALRAGCRFFAGYPITPATEISELLSVKLPQVDGTFIQMEDEIASMGAIIGASLAGVKSMTATSGPGFSLMQENLGYAIIAEVPCVIVDAMRAGPSTGLPTSPSQSDVMQARWGTHGDHPIIVLCPSTVRECYDITITAFNMAEKFRTPVIILVDEVVAHMREKISLSDDEEIEIFNRVKPTVPPEWYIPYEDTPRGVPAMANFGEGYRYHVTGLTHDVRGFPTSRPDEIDPFIRRLFRKISQHFAEMQIGEFFETDDAEITIIAYGCVARSAKKAARDARARGLKVGALKMNTIWPFMRTAVEKVLQTSKTIIVPEMNMGQMSREVKRVNKTDAKVFTISKVDGTIITPEEILSKIKEVH